A stretch of the Papaver somniferum cultivar HN1 chromosome 6, ASM357369v1, whole genome shotgun sequence genome encodes the following:
- the LOC113291606 gene encoding uncharacterized protein LOC113291606 — MTTLTTSFAHLTSPQFSLSSGSSLKSACQGAVNVSHCNLYFMSPVRQSHIKHTRYERIRKTLAVQASGDAGKSTSGNIFIGAFILGGIVVGTLGCLYASQISKSMAGADSKDLLRKLPDFIYNEEKALEKTRKKLEEKITKLSKTIDEVSSQLRSNQISPNEASQSTIELI, encoded by the exons ATGACTACTCTCACAACTTCGTTTGCCCATTTGACAAGTCCTCAGTTTTCGCTATCCTCTG GTTCAAGTTTGAAATCAGCATGCCAAGGTGCTGTAAATGTTAGTCATTGTAACTTGTATTTCATGAGTCCTGTCCGCCAGAGCCATATAAAGCATACAAGATATGAGAGGATCAGGAAGACTCTAGCAGTTCAAGCAAG TGGTGATGCTGGAAAATCCACAAGCGGAAATATCTTTATTGGTGCCTTTATATTGGGAGGAATCGTAGTTGGAACACTAGGCTGTCTATATGCATCTCAG ATTAGCAAGTCCATGGCTGGGGCAGATAGTAAAGATTTGTTGAGAAAGCTACCAGATTTTATCTATAACGAAGAAAAAGCTTTGGAG AAAACGCGAAAGAAACTAGAGGAGAAGATCACAAAGCTAAGCAAAACTATCGACGAAGTTTCATCTCAGCTTCGCTCGAACCAAATTtccccaaatgaagcttcacaaAGTACGATTGAACTCATATGA
- the LOC113289640 gene encoding MLO protein homolog 1-like isoform X3 — translation MAVAVPGERTLAETPTWAVAVVCAVFVIISVIIEHGIHILGKIFQKRQKKAMIEALEKIKAELMLLGFLSLLLTVGTTYIAKICIPISAGSIMLPCRKDDDDDLGKAKKGNGKGDDDGDHKRKLLGMAEEFVWRRALAPAAGGEDYCGAKGKVSLISYSGVHQLHIFIFVLAVFHILYSVITMVLAQAKDVDVNHQMKKWKAWESETTSLEYQYANDPARFRFTHQTSFVKRHSGVSTKPGIRWVVAFLRQFFGSINKVDYLTMPNGFINAHFAPNSRFDFHKYIKRSLEDDFKVVVGISVPLWCFAIIFLLLNVYKWHTPYWISLVPLFILLVVGTKLEMVIMEMALQIQDRSSVVSGSPIVEPNNNLFWFNNPRWILYLIQFILFQNAFQMAYFLWSCYITFPLYALVTQMGSHTKTAIFEEHTTKALKKWRKAEDRSKATRPGDDGSRSGYLSGDNTPSIGSSPVHLLHKVKHNSTDIESFANSPRSYQSDTDLSDYEGPSPVSREQYRGSGKQEHQRNHQNFNGDKEIHSADFSFDKP, via the exons ATGGCAGTTGCTGTTCCGGGAGAGAGAACTTTGGCGGAAACTCCGACTTGGGCAGTGGCTGTTGTTTGTGCAGTTTTTGTGATAATCTCAGTAATCATCGAACATGGAATTCATATTCTTGGAAAG ATTTTTCAAAAGCGGCAGAAGAAAGCCATGATTGAGGCGCTGGAGAAGATAAAAGCAG AATTAATGTTGCTGGGATTCCTTTCCTTGCTTTTAACTGTTGGTACAACTTACATAGCAAAGATATGTATTCCAATAAGTGCTGGAAGTATTATGCTCCCGTGTcgtaaagatgatgatgatgatcttgGAAAAGCAAAAAAGGGCAATGGAAAAGGTGACGATGATGGGGATCACAAGAGGAAGTTATTAGGGATGGCCGAGGAATTTGTATGGCGTCGAGCGTTAGCTCCTGCTGCCGGCGGGGAAGATTACTGTGGCGCCAAG GGGAAAGTATCGTTGATCTCATATTCAGGGGTGCACCAACTTCATATATTTATATTCGTCCTCGCCGTATTTCATATTCTTTACAGTGTCATCACTATGGTTCTTGCACAAGCTAAA GATGTGGATGTCAATCATCAGATGAAGAAATGGAAAGCATGGGAATCAGAAACGACTTCGTTAGAATATCAATACGCAAATG ATCCTGCAAGATTTAGGTTTACACATCAAACTTCTTTTGTGAAGCGTCACTCGGGAGTCTCCACAAAACCTGGAATCAGATGGGTT GTTGCATTTCTCAGGCAATTCTTCGGATCCATAAACAAGGTGGATTACTTGACAATGCCAAACGGATTCATCAAC GCTCATTTTGCTCCAAACAGCAGATTTGACTTCCACAAGTACATCAAGAGATCCCTCGAAGACGATTTCAAAGTAGTTGTTGGCATAAG TGTACCATTGTGGTGTTTCGCTATCATATTTTTGCTGCTCAACGTTTACA AATGGCACACACCCTACTGGATATCTCTCGTACCTCTTTTT ATACTTCTAGTAGTTGGAACCAAGCTAGAAATGGTAATCATGGAGATGGCACTTCAAATTCAAGATAGAAGCAGCGTTGTCTCTGGGTCTCCTATTGTAGAACCTAACAACAATTTGTTCTGGTTCAACAATCCCCGATGGATTCTTTACTTAATTCAATTCATATTATTTCAG AACGCATTTCAGATGGCTTACTTTTTGTGGAGTTG TTATATCACTTTCCCCTTGTATGCCTTGGTGACGCAA ATGGGATCGCATACGAAGACAGCTATCTTTGAAGAGCATACAACAAAAGCACTTAAAAAATGGAGAAAAGCGGAGGATAGGAGCAAAGCGACGAGACCCGGGGATGATGGTTCTAGGTCCGGGTACTTGAGTGGTGATAATACCCCGAGTATTGGTTCATCCCCGGTACATTTGCTTCATAAAGTGAAACACAATTCTACTGATATCGAAAGTTTCGCGAATTCTCCACGTTCATATCAGTCTGATACTGATCTATCAGATTATGAAGGACCGTCACCGGTGTCACGTGAACAATACCGCGGATCAGGAAAACAAGAACACCAACGTAATCATCAAAATTTTAATGGGGATAAAGAAATTCATAGTGCTGATTTTTCATTTGATAAACCTTAA
- the LOC113289640 gene encoding MLO protein homolog 1-like isoform X1, giving the protein MAVAVPGERTLAETPTWAVAVVCAVFVIISVIIEHGIHILGKIFQKRQKKAMIEALEKIKAELMLLGFLSLLLTVGTTYIAKICIPISAGSIMLPCRKDDDDDLGKAKKGNGKGDDDGDHKRKLLGMAEEFVWRRALAPAAGGEDYCGAKGKVSLISYSGVHQLHIFIFVLAVFHILYSVITMVLAQAKDVDVNHQMKKWKAWESETTSLEYQYANDPARFRFTHQTSFVKRHSGVSTKPGIRWVVAFLRQFFGSINKVDYLTMPNGFINAHFAPNSRFDFHKYIKRSLEDDFKVVVGISVPLWCFAIIFLLLNVYKWHTPYWISLVPLFILLVVGTKLEMVIMEMALQIQDRSSVVSGSPIVEPNNNLFWFNNPRWILYLIQFILFQNAFQMAYFLWSWYEFTLKSCFNENLPAILIRVFLGLTLQILCSYITFPLYALVTQMGSHTKTAIFEEHTTKALKKWRKAEDRSKATRPGDDGSRSGYLSGDNTPSIGSSPVHLLHKVKHNSTDIESFANSPRSYQSDTDLSDYEGPSPVSREQYRGSGKQEHQRNHQNFNGDKEIHSADFSFDKP; this is encoded by the exons ATGGCAGTTGCTGTTCCGGGAGAGAGAACTTTGGCGGAAACTCCGACTTGGGCAGTGGCTGTTGTTTGTGCAGTTTTTGTGATAATCTCAGTAATCATCGAACATGGAATTCATATTCTTGGAAAG ATTTTTCAAAAGCGGCAGAAGAAAGCCATGATTGAGGCGCTGGAGAAGATAAAAGCAG AATTAATGTTGCTGGGATTCCTTTCCTTGCTTTTAACTGTTGGTACAACTTACATAGCAAAGATATGTATTCCAATAAGTGCTGGAAGTATTATGCTCCCGTGTcgtaaagatgatgatgatgatcttgGAAAAGCAAAAAAGGGCAATGGAAAAGGTGACGATGATGGGGATCACAAGAGGAAGTTATTAGGGATGGCCGAGGAATTTGTATGGCGTCGAGCGTTAGCTCCTGCTGCCGGCGGGGAAGATTACTGTGGCGCCAAG GGGAAAGTATCGTTGATCTCATATTCAGGGGTGCACCAACTTCATATATTTATATTCGTCCTCGCCGTATTTCATATTCTTTACAGTGTCATCACTATGGTTCTTGCACAAGCTAAA GATGTGGATGTCAATCATCAGATGAAGAAATGGAAAGCATGGGAATCAGAAACGACTTCGTTAGAATATCAATACGCAAATG ATCCTGCAAGATTTAGGTTTACACATCAAACTTCTTTTGTGAAGCGTCACTCGGGAGTCTCCACAAAACCTGGAATCAGATGGGTT GTTGCATTTCTCAGGCAATTCTTCGGATCCATAAACAAGGTGGATTACTTGACAATGCCAAACGGATTCATCAAC GCTCATTTTGCTCCAAACAGCAGATTTGACTTCCACAAGTACATCAAGAGATCCCTCGAAGACGATTTCAAAGTAGTTGTTGGCATAAG TGTACCATTGTGGTGTTTCGCTATCATATTTTTGCTGCTCAACGTTTACA AATGGCACACACCCTACTGGATATCTCTCGTACCTCTTTTT ATACTTCTAGTAGTTGGAACCAAGCTAGAAATGGTAATCATGGAGATGGCACTTCAAATTCAAGATAGAAGCAGCGTTGTCTCTGGGTCTCCTATTGTAGAACCTAACAACAATTTGTTCTGGTTCAACAATCCCCGATGGATTCTTTACTTAATTCAATTCATATTATTTCAG AACGCATTTCAGATGGCTTACTTTTTGTGGAGTTGG TATGAGTTCACCTTAAAATCATGCTTCAACGAAAACTTGCCAGCCATTTTGATAAGAGTTTTCCTCGGTCTCACACTTCAAATCTTATGCAGTTATATCACTTTCCCCTTGTATGCCTTGGTGACGCAA ATGGGATCGCATACGAAGACAGCTATCTTTGAAGAGCATACAACAAAAGCACTTAAAAAATGGAGAAAAGCGGAGGATAGGAGCAAAGCGACGAGACCCGGGGATGATGGTTCTAGGTCCGGGTACTTGAGTGGTGATAATACCCCGAGTATTGGTTCATCCCCGGTACATTTGCTTCATAAAGTGAAACACAATTCTACTGATATCGAAAGTTTCGCGAATTCTCCACGTTCATATCAGTCTGATACTGATCTATCAGATTATGAAGGACCGTCACCGGTGTCACGTGAACAATACCGCGGATCAGGAAAACAAGAACACCAACGTAATCATCAAAATTTTAATGGGGATAAAGAAATTCATAGTGCTGATTTTTCATTTGATAAACCTTAA
- the LOC113289640 gene encoding MLO protein homolog 1-like isoform X2 codes for MAVAVPGERTLAETPTWAVAVVCAVFVIISVIIEHGIHILGKIFQKRQKKAMIEALEKIKAELMLLGFLSLLLTVGTTYIAKICIPISAGSIMLPCRKDDDDDLGKAKKGNGKGDDDGDHKRKLLGMAEEFVWRRALAPAAGGEDYCGAKGKVSLISYSGVHQLHIFIFVLAVFHILYSVITMVLAQAKMKKWKAWESETTSLEYQYANDPARFRFTHQTSFVKRHSGVSTKPGIRWVVAFLRQFFGSINKVDYLTMPNGFINAHFAPNSRFDFHKYIKRSLEDDFKVVVGISVPLWCFAIIFLLLNVYKWHTPYWISLVPLFILLVVGTKLEMVIMEMALQIQDRSSVVSGSPIVEPNNNLFWFNNPRWILYLIQFILFQNAFQMAYFLWSWYEFTLKSCFNENLPAILIRVFLGLTLQILCSYITFPLYALVTQMGSHTKTAIFEEHTTKALKKWRKAEDRSKATRPGDDGSRSGYLSGDNTPSIGSSPVHLLHKVKHNSTDIESFANSPRSYQSDTDLSDYEGPSPVSREQYRGSGKQEHQRNHQNFNGDKEIHSADFSFDKP; via the exons ATGGCAGTTGCTGTTCCGGGAGAGAGAACTTTGGCGGAAACTCCGACTTGGGCAGTGGCTGTTGTTTGTGCAGTTTTTGTGATAATCTCAGTAATCATCGAACATGGAATTCATATTCTTGGAAAG ATTTTTCAAAAGCGGCAGAAGAAAGCCATGATTGAGGCGCTGGAGAAGATAAAAGCAG AATTAATGTTGCTGGGATTCCTTTCCTTGCTTTTAACTGTTGGTACAACTTACATAGCAAAGATATGTATTCCAATAAGTGCTGGAAGTATTATGCTCCCGTGTcgtaaagatgatgatgatgatcttgGAAAAGCAAAAAAGGGCAATGGAAAAGGTGACGATGATGGGGATCACAAGAGGAAGTTATTAGGGATGGCCGAGGAATTTGTATGGCGTCGAGCGTTAGCTCCTGCTGCCGGCGGGGAAGATTACTGTGGCGCCAAG GGGAAAGTATCGTTGATCTCATATTCAGGGGTGCACCAACTTCATATATTTATATTCGTCCTCGCCGTATTTCATATTCTTTACAGTGTCATCACTATGGTTCTTGCACAAGCTAAA ATGAAGAAATGGAAAGCATGGGAATCAGAAACGACTTCGTTAGAATATCAATACGCAAATG ATCCTGCAAGATTTAGGTTTACACATCAAACTTCTTTTGTGAAGCGTCACTCGGGAGTCTCCACAAAACCTGGAATCAGATGGGTT GTTGCATTTCTCAGGCAATTCTTCGGATCCATAAACAAGGTGGATTACTTGACAATGCCAAACGGATTCATCAAC GCTCATTTTGCTCCAAACAGCAGATTTGACTTCCACAAGTACATCAAGAGATCCCTCGAAGACGATTTCAAAGTAGTTGTTGGCATAAG TGTACCATTGTGGTGTTTCGCTATCATATTTTTGCTGCTCAACGTTTACA AATGGCACACACCCTACTGGATATCTCTCGTACCTCTTTTT ATACTTCTAGTAGTTGGAACCAAGCTAGAAATGGTAATCATGGAGATGGCACTTCAAATTCAAGATAGAAGCAGCGTTGTCTCTGGGTCTCCTATTGTAGAACCTAACAACAATTTGTTCTGGTTCAACAATCCCCGATGGATTCTTTACTTAATTCAATTCATATTATTTCAG AACGCATTTCAGATGGCTTACTTTTTGTGGAGTTGG TATGAGTTCACCTTAAAATCATGCTTCAACGAAAACTTGCCAGCCATTTTGATAAGAGTTTTCCTCGGTCTCACACTTCAAATCTTATGCAGTTATATCACTTTCCCCTTGTATGCCTTGGTGACGCAA ATGGGATCGCATACGAAGACAGCTATCTTTGAAGAGCATACAACAAAAGCACTTAAAAAATGGAGAAAAGCGGAGGATAGGAGCAAAGCGACGAGACCCGGGGATGATGGTTCTAGGTCCGGGTACTTGAGTGGTGATAATACCCCGAGTATTGGTTCATCCCCGGTACATTTGCTTCATAAAGTGAAACACAATTCTACTGATATCGAAAGTTTCGCGAATTCTCCACGTTCATATCAGTCTGATACTGATCTATCAGATTATGAAGGACCGTCACCGGTGTCACGTGAACAATACCGCGGATCAGGAAAACAAGAACACCAACGTAATCATCAAAATTTTAATGGGGATAAAGAAATTCATAGTGCTGATTTTTCATTTGATAAACCTTAA